In the genome of Armatimonadota bacterium, one region contains:
- a CDS encoding elongation factor G — protein MKQYTPDKIRNVAIVGHGGSGKTMLVEHMLFTAGATDRVGSIDAGNTQSDFDQLESKRKISISASVLPLEWHDHKINVIDVPGFSDFMGDLHAVARIVDAMVIVCEAKRDLDVGFDLAWDVAEQHGLARCIFINKLERDNADYQGLMETLHARYGNRIVECQIPIGHQAAFSGVLDLLSMKVYKGKDRGQEIEEAPSGYAEDAARLRDKMMDAAAEGDDVLMEKYLGGEELTPDEVEHGLMEGTLNGKVVPVLLGSAQSGIGVATLLDRIVGELPSPVYHPFTAVDGKKYEEDPNGPLVGFVFKSTADPYVGKINYVRVFSGMLKADDHVWNVGREKDERVHNLFFAHGKNQEPAQVVWAGDICAIAKLQDTHTGDTLTTQKDKIQIAPVEFPDPIYRVAIHPNSKADEDKLGSTLERILEEDPTLRYTRDTVMHQELLEGMGDIHIDSAVDKLKTRFGVNVTLGEAKVPYKETIKGSAKAQGKFKRQTGGKGQYGDCWLELAPMSRGEGFTFENKVVGGAIPKNYIPAIEKGVRETMVGGFLAGYPVVDVKVVVVDGSYHDVDSSEQAFKTAARIGFKAAAEKAQPTILEPVMKVEVDVPDEAVGDVVGDLNTRRGQLQGMEPVAAGKTRVNAQVPMATMMRYALDLRSITKGRGIFKATVSHYDEMPHNEQQNLIKEYEKHKKEEED, from the coding sequence TTGAAACAGTACACGCCCGACAAGATCAGAAACGTCGCCATTGTAGGTCACGGTGGTTCCGGAAAGACGATGCTCGTGGAGCACATGCTCTTTACGGCCGGTGCCACCGACCGCGTCGGCAGCATCGATGCCGGAAACACGCAAAGCGACTTCGATCAGCTCGAGTCGAAGCGGAAAATCTCGATCAGCGCCTCCGTCCTTCCGCTGGAATGGCACGACCACAAGATCAACGTGATCGACGTTCCCGGCTTCAGCGACTTCATGGGCGACCTGCACGCCGTCGCGCGGATCGTGGACGCTATGGTCATCGTCTGCGAAGCCAAACGCGACCTCGACGTCGGCTTCGACCTGGCCTGGGACGTCGCCGAGCAGCACGGCCTCGCCCGTTGCATCTTTATCAACAAGCTGGAACGCGACAACGCCGACTATCAAGGGCTGATGGAGACGCTCCACGCCCGTTACGGCAACCGCATCGTCGAGTGCCAGATCCCCATCGGCCATCAAGCGGCTTTCAGCGGCGTCCTCGACCTTCTTTCGATGAAGGTCTACAAGGGTAAGGACAGGGGGCAGGAGATCGAAGAGGCGCCCTCCGGATATGCCGAAGACGCGGCCCGCCTGCGGGACAAGATGATGGACGCGGCGGCCGAAGGCGACGACGTCCTGATGGAGAAGTACCTCGGCGGAGAAGAACTGACGCCGGACGAAGTCGAGCACGGCCTTATGGAAGGCACGTTGAACGGCAAGGTCGTGCCCGTGCTCTTAGGATCGGCCCAAAGCGGCATCGGGGTCGCGACGCTTTTGGACCGGATCGTGGGCGAACTTCCCTCGCCCGTCTACCATCCGTTCACGGCAGTCGACGGCAAGAAGTACGAGGAAGACCCGAACGGCCCCCTTGTCGGTTTTGTCTTCAAGTCTACGGCCGACCCCTATGTCGGCAAGATCAACTATGTGCGCGTCTTCAGCGGCATGCTCAAGGCCGACGACCATGTCTGGAACGTGGGTCGGGAGAAGGACGAGCGCGTCCACAACCTCTTTTTTGCGCACGGCAAGAACCAGGAGCCTGCGCAGGTGGTCTGGGCCGGCGACATCTGCGCGATCGCCAAACTCCAGGACACGCACACGGGCGACACGTTGACGACGCAAAAGGACAAGATCCAGATCGCTCCGGTCGAGTTCCCCGACCCGATCTACCGCGTCGCGATCCATCCGAACAGCAAGGCTGACGAAGACAAGCTTGGTTCGACCCTCGAACGGATCCTCGAAGAAGACCCGACGCTGCGCTACACGCGCGACACGGTCATGCACCAGGAACTGCTCGAAGGCATGGGCGACATCCACATCGACTCGGCAGTCGACAAGCTCAAGACCCGGTTCGGCGTCAACGTGACGCTCGGCGAAGCCAAGGTCCCTTACAAGGAGACCATCAAGGGTTCGGCCAAGGCCCAGGGCAAGTTCAAGCGGCAGACGGGCGGCAAAGGCCAATACGGCGACTGCTGGCTGGAACTCGCGCCGATGTCGCGCGGCGAAGGGTTCACGTTCGAGAACAAAGTCGTCGGCGGCGCCATCCCCAAGAACTACATCCCGGCCATTGAAAAGGGCGTCCGCGAGACGATGGTCGGCGGGTTCCTAGCCGGTTACCCGGTCGTCGACGTGAAAGTCGTCGTCGTGGACGGTTCGTACCATGACGTCGACTCCAGCGAACAAGCGTTCAAGACGGCGGCCAGGATCGGCTTCAAAGCCGCCGCCGAGAAAGCTCAGCCGACGATCCTTGAGCCCGTGATGAAAGTCGAGGTCGACGTCCCCGACGAAGCCGTCGGCGACGTTGTGGGTGACTTGAACACGAGGCGCGGCCAGCTTCAGGGCATGGAGCCGGTCGCGGCGGGCAAGACGCGCGTCAACGCCCAGGTCCCGATGGCGACGATGATGCGGTACGCCCTCGACCTCCGGTCGATCACGAAGGGCCGCGGAATCTTCAAAGCGACGGTCTCGCACTACGACGAGATGCCTCACAACGAGCAGCAGAACCTCATCAAGGAATACGAGAAGCACAAGAAGGAAGAAGAGGACTAA
- a CDS encoding GNAT family N-acetyltransferase has protein sequence MAPDVLIRPFDDGDSYEELTELLHRAYAGLAERGWNFTASYQDVATTRDRVAKGDTFVAVDGTKLVGTVTIGTDVWDDDPELYQRDDVAVLCQFGVLPEYRGHMTGDALYRKVVDEARARGYSTVGLDTPETATHLIEYYQRRGFEVVGHHQWHGKTYRSVVMAKPVPKD, from the coding sequence GTGGCCCCCGACGTCCTGATCCGACCCTTCGACGACGGCGATTCCTATGAGGAACTGACCGAATTGCTGCACCGCGCCTATGCCGGTCTGGCCGAGCGCGGATGGAACTTCACGGCCAGTTATCAGGACGTCGCGACGACGCGCGACCGGGTCGCAAAGGGAGACACGTTCGTCGCCGTCGACGGCACGAAACTCGTGGGGACCGTGACGATCGGGACCGACGTCTGGGACGACGACCCGGAACTCTATCAGCGCGACGACGTCGCCGTCCTGTGCCAGTTCGGCGTCCTGCCCGAATACAGGGGCCACATGACGGGGGACGCGCTGTACCGAAAGGTCGTGGACGAAGCGAGGGCCCGTGGCTATTCGACCGTCGGTCTTGATACGCCTGAAACCGCCACGCACCTCATTGAGTACTATCAACGGCGCGGTTTCGAGGTCGTCGGGCACCACCAGTGGCACGGCAAGACGTACCGGTCGGTGGTCATGGCCAAGCCCGTCCCCAAGGACTGA
- a CDS encoding S8 family serine peptidase gives MIRRTTSLALAACAASFSFAGSVKLKALEFDPSRSEPVVPAAWKSAPVVSDAVGRFLLQTPGSFSEAGQRRIEALGLRIDAYLPDDTYIVKGRPSALRAASKAGLASWYGSFHPFYKLSPELGLRSFATPERQAERAAGQVRATVHVFVGEEISAVVRAASAAGLDVVSQGAIGRHELVEVRGRLDAVKSLAKVGAVQFIEESGEWSFRNDKTTWVVQSNVTNSRPLWDHGLKGQNMTVGLIDGAMSMNHNCFKDPNGNPIGPNHRKVVMYSGTQGSDSHGTHTAGTIAGDREPVNGLTLNNGHATKAKIAFTNLGTVNSSNLYSKFVAAYNAGARDHSNSWGDDSTTAYTSWCQAIDQFSYDFEDAMVAFAVTNQSLLKTPENAKSCLGVGATNQTPSQHTIGSGGRGPTSDGRRKPEIFAPGIGIVSANGSNDTFASLSGTSMACPAITGEAALIRQWYKEGRFAKGSVTPFSSWNASGALIRATVMNGGVDMTGVSGYPTNNEGFGRLLADNVLWFPGEQRRTWFWDVRRAQGLAQGSSRTFTVIVKDANAPLRITMSFTDYAATVNASSAAVNDVDLKVVAPTGSTYLGNVFNTTLGESTPGGAADAKNSTEMVVFNAPVPGAYEITISVPKVAQGGTQGFALVVNGDLAPVLPIGLP, from the coding sequence ATGATCCGACGAACTACGTCCCTTGCCCTGGCGGCCTGCGCCGCATCTTTCTCTTTTGCCGGGAGCGTCAAGCTGAAAGCGCTGGAATTCGACCCTTCGAGATCCGAACCCGTCGTGCCCGCCGCTTGGAAGTCCGCCCCCGTCGTCTCCGACGCGGTCGGACGCTTCCTCCTGCAGACCCCTGGCTCCTTCTCGGAAGCGGGCCAGCGCCGGATCGAGGCCCTCGGGCTCCGTATCGACGCCTATCTGCCCGACGACACGTACATCGTCAAGGGCCGACCGAGCGCCTTGCGCGCGGCTTCCAAGGCGGGCCTCGCGAGCTGGTACGGCAGCTTCCATCCGTTCTATAAGCTCAGCCCGGAACTGGGTCTGCGCTCGTTCGCGACCCCGGAGCGGCAGGCCGAGCGGGCCGCCGGCCAAGTCAGGGCGACCGTCCACGTCTTCGTCGGTGAGGAGATTTCGGCCGTCGTCAGGGCGGCTTCAGCCGCCGGGCTCGACGTCGTCTCGCAAGGTGCGATCGGGCGACACGAGCTGGTCGAAGTCCGCGGCAGGTTGGACGCGGTCAAGTCGCTGGCCAAGGTCGGTGCGGTGCAGTTCATCGAGGAGTCGGGCGAGTGGAGCTTCCGCAACGACAAGACGACATGGGTCGTGCAGTCCAACGTGACGAACTCGCGTCCTCTGTGGGACCACGGCCTGAAGGGGCAGAACATGACCGTGGGATTGATCGACGGGGCGATGTCGATGAACCACAACTGCTTCAAGGACCCGAACGGGAACCCGATCGGCCCGAACCACCGCAAGGTCGTGATGTACAGCGGGACGCAGGGCTCGGACAGCCACGGCACGCACACGGCGGGGACGATCGCCGGCGACCGCGAGCCGGTCAACGGTCTGACGTTGAACAACGGTCACGCGACGAAGGCGAAGATCGCGTTCACGAACCTGGGGACGGTCAACAGCAGCAACCTCTATTCCAAGTTCGTCGCGGCCTACAACGCCGGCGCCCGTGACCATTCGAACTCGTGGGGCGACGACTCCACGACGGCCTACACGAGCTGGTGCCAAGCGATCGACCAGTTCAGCTACGACTTCGAGGACGCGATGGTCGCGTTCGCGGTCACGAACCAGTCATTGCTCAAGACGCCTGAGAACGCGAAGAGTTGCCTGGGCGTCGGCGCGACGAACCAGACTCCGAGCCAGCACACGATCGGTTCCGGCGGGCGTGGCCCGACCTCGGACGGCCGCCGCAAGCCGGAGATCTTCGCGCCCGGCATCGGGATCGTCTCTGCGAACGGCAGCAACGATACGTTCGCCTCGCTCTCGGGGACGTCGATGGCGTGTCCTGCGATCACGGGCGAGGCGGCCTTGATCCGTCAGTGGTACAAGGAGGGCCGCTTCGCCAAAGGTTCGGTGACGCCGTTCAGCAGTTGGAACGCGAGCGGTGCGTTGATCCGGGCGACGGTCATGAACGGTGGGGTGGACATGACGGGGGTGAGCGGCTACCCCACGAACAACGAGGGCTTCGGTCGGCTCTTAGCCGACAACGTCCTTTGGTTCCCTGGCGAGCAACGCCGGACGTGGTTCTGGGACGTCCGCCGTGCGCAAGGCTTGGCTCAAGGTTCGTCCCGGACGTTCACCGTGATCGTCAAGGACGCGAACGCTCCGCTCCGGATCACCATGAGCTTCACGGACTATGCAGCGACCGTGAACGCGAGCAGCGCCGCAGTGAACGACGTCGACCTTAAGGTGGTCGCTCCCACCGGATCGACGTACCTCGGCAACGTGTTCAACACGACGTTGGGCGAATCGACCCCGGGCGGTGCGGCGGACGCGAAGAACTCGACCGAGATGGTCGTCTTCAACGCTCCCGTGCCGGGCGCCTATGAGATCACGATCTCGGTTCCCAAGGTGGCCCAAGGCGGGACGCAGGGGTTCGCCCTGGTCGTCAACGGCGACTTGGCCCCCGTCTTGCCGATCGGTCTGCCGTGA
- a CDS encoding VOC family protein, translated as MTYRLENAIPVLRVTDMAKSLEFYVGVLGFEIEWQGEPPGGIAGLRRDDVPVMVSTLDGTGPCLVWIGVDDVRPIYEKLMAQPEPVEVLYPPTKNTYAVDMQVKDRDGNVLWFGCGD; from the coding sequence ATGACGTACCGGTTAGAGAACGCGATCCCTGTCTTGCGCGTCACGGACATGGCGAAAAGTCTGGAGTTCTACGTCGGAGTCCTGGGCTTCGAGATCGAGTGGCAGGGCGAACCGCCGGGAGGGATCGCCGGGCTCCGCCGCGACGACGTACCCGTCATGGTGTCGACCTTGGACGGCACCGGGCCCTGTCTGGTCTGGATCGGTGTCGACGACGTACGGCCGATCTACGAGAAACTCATGGCCCAGCCCGAACCGGTGGAAGTGCTTTATCCGCCGACCAAGAACACCTACGCGGTCGACATGCAGGTCAAAGATCGGGACGGTAACGTGCTCTGGTTCGGCTGCGGCGATTGA
- a CDS encoding sulfite exporter TauE/SafE family protein produces MQTALLIVGGLAAGVLGGLFGTGGGIIIVPFLVFALGFEQHKAQGTSLVALLAPVGLLGVANYWKEGNADLKSGAWVAAGFFFGAWIGSKVALSLPEDVMRRSFATLLVAVGLYMFLRK; encoded by the coding sequence ATGCAAACCGCCCTCCTCATTGTCGGTGGCCTCGCGGCAGGCGTCCTCGGCGGCCTTTTCGGAACGGGGGGCGGGATCATCATCGTTCCGTTCCTCGTGTTCGCCCTCGGATTCGAGCAGCACAAAGCGCAAGGGACGTCGCTCGTGGCGCTCTTGGCCCCGGTCGGTCTGCTCGGCGTCGCGAACTACTGGAAGGAAGGGAACGCCGACCTCAAGAGCGGTGCGTGGGTCGCGGCCGGGTTCTTTTTCGGCGCCTGGATCGGCTCCAAAGTGGCGCTCAGCCTTCCTGAGGACGTGATGCGCCGAAGCTTTGCGACCCTTCTGGTTGCGGTGGGTCTGTACATGTTCCTTCGGAAATAG
- a CDS encoding DMT family transporter, which produces MEAWARRLPHPALIFMVLAWGLNFSVIKIAYRDVAPAAVGLTRYVLMAPLLVAWCLAAKQSLKYPPGLFWRLNIAGFVGSGAYMVLFLEGMKTAPAAIGAIALATAPIMATGLSVALKQERFTWRLVLGSLIGFFGVALCVLGGEQRPGGELTGALLVVGSAALWALSIVLYRPLLGKVEPLRTLTLSFPGALVALLPYGWAATAATDWTRVTGKGFGALAYLVVVAGVAAFAAYYRALKDVGPARTSLAQYFVPPTAAVFAVFVLHEKIDWHELVGLAVVICGVATAVWKAPAPISEGTCTDPPQPEGSQSFGASRPQEG; this is translated from the coding sequence GTGGAAGCCTGGGCCCGGCGCCTTCCCCACCCCGCGCTGATCTTCATGGTCCTCGCTTGGGGCCTCAACTTCAGCGTGATCAAGATCGCGTACAGGGACGTCGCGCCCGCCGCCGTCGGCCTGACGCGCTACGTCCTCATGGCCCCGCTCCTCGTGGCGTGGTGCCTGGCGGCGAAGCAGAGCCTCAAATACCCGCCGGGCCTTTTCTGGAGGCTGAACATCGCGGGCTTCGTCGGAAGCGGCGCCTACATGGTGCTGTTCCTCGAAGGCATGAAGACCGCGCCCGCCGCGATCGGGGCCATCGCCCTCGCCACCGCGCCGATCATGGCGACCGGGCTCAGCGTCGCCCTCAAACAAGAGCGCTTCACGTGGCGGTTGGTCTTGGGTTCGTTGATCGGGTTCTTCGGCGTCGCGCTGTGCGTCCTCGGCGGCGAACAGCGGCCGGGCGGAGAGCTGACCGGCGCCCTGCTCGTCGTCGGATCGGCGGCGTTGTGGGCGCTCTCGATCGTGCTCTACCGGCCCCTCCTCGGCAAAGTCGAACCGCTCCGGACGCTTACGCTGAGCTTTCCCGGCGCCCTCGTCGCCCTCTTGCCCTACGGCTGGGCCGCGACCGCAGCGACCGATTGGACGCGAGTGACCGGCAAAGGCTTCGGCGCGCTCGCGTATCTGGTCGTCGTCGCCGGAGTGGCCGCGTTCGCGGCGTATTACCGGGCGCTGAAGGACGTCGGCCCGGCAAGGACCAGCCTCGCCCAGTACTTCGTCCCGCCGACGGCCGCGGTCTTCGCCGTGTTCGTCCTCCACGAAAAGATCGACTGGCACGAGCTCGTCGGCCTGGCCGTCGTGATCTGCGGCGTGGCGACCGCGGTCTGGAAGGCCCCTGCGCCTATTTCCGAAGGAACATGTACAGACCCACCGCAACCAGAAGGGTCGCAAAGCTTCGGCGCATCACGTCCTCAGGAAGGCTGA
- a CDS encoding PAS domain S-box protein, translating to MFELLPVWARLPGLRGIVLITVIAFAGSYGGLRAGMISTAFLTAYVFAVHTWPFSVYGFVPATRTRETLVAGVFFSLVALIAGVVQGKLLNARVREFDAQAAARKASDRQLQTESSLKRSRELQRLVVESALDAIVAIDSEGAVTMWNPVAERMFGWSSTEAVGRPLTDLIVPDGARNEPEDGIVRFLATGEGRPFGRPLDFKAVDRNGTLHDVEVCILPHETDDGHVFVGFIRDVGERKRQDAAIRKLNEDLELRVAQRTLELEEQRKIAVEASRIKSEFVASMSHELRTPLNGVLGFAQILQMQYGDPEIQESSAAIIKAGKHLLNLINEILDLAKIESGQMTVSLEPVRVDEVVSEALDLLGAEAARGKISVSAEAATFRGINVLADRRRFLQAVLNVLANAVKYNRPGGSVIVWGAEQADSRFEVYIADTGPGISESDQKSLFQAFVRFGDGTVEGSGLGLTLSKNLLDLMGGKVRVVSSGPEGTVFAVSLKTAAAYGAGVHLPSREMSVSTPSLDGAKVLYIEDNAANFLLLEKAFANWGNVRLTGARTGEEGLEAALASVPDLILLDLHLPDVPGEDVLRRLKGDPVLKDVPVVVVSAVAGRDSIERLVSLGADDYVTKPVDLSRLAAVVEGLLSVRRPMSVPTADRAVAFFQNGHHGTDDRPSGPSPADAMKDDRRPSLGPAD from the coding sequence TTGTTCGAACTGTTGCCGGTTTGGGCGAGGCTTCCCGGCTTACGAGGGATCGTCCTGATCACGGTGATCGCCTTCGCCGGTTCCTATGGCGGGCTTCGGGCCGGGATGATCAGTACCGCCTTCCTCACGGCCTATGTCTTTGCCGTCCACACCTGGCCGTTCAGCGTCTATGGATTCGTCCCGGCCACGCGGACGCGGGAGACCTTGGTCGCAGGGGTCTTCTTCTCGCTCGTCGCCCTCATCGCCGGAGTCGTCCAGGGCAAACTTCTGAACGCAAGGGTCCGGGAGTTCGACGCACAAGCCGCCGCCCGAAAGGCTTCCGACCGACAACTGCAGACGGAATCGAGCCTGAAGCGAAGCCGCGAACTTCAACGGCTCGTCGTCGAATCGGCTCTGGACGCGATCGTGGCCATCGATTCGGAGGGCGCCGTCACGATGTGGAACCCGGTCGCAGAACGGATGTTCGGTTGGTCCTCCACCGAAGCTGTCGGCCGGCCCTTGACCGACCTCATCGTGCCGGACGGCGCCCGGAACGAACCGGAAGACGGGATCGTGCGATTTTTGGCGACCGGCGAGGGCCGGCCGTTCGGTCGCCCGCTCGATTTCAAGGCCGTCGACCGAAACGGCACGCTGCACGACGTCGAAGTCTGCATCCTCCCCCACGAGACCGACGACGGCCACGTGTTCGTCGGCTTTATCCGCGACGTCGGCGAGCGTAAACGACAGGACGCCGCGATCCGCAAATTGAACGAAGACCTGGAGCTCCGGGTCGCCCAACGCACGCTTGAGCTGGAAGAGCAGCGCAAGATCGCGGTCGAAGCGAGCCGCATCAAGTCGGAATTCGTCGCCAGCATGAGCCACGAACTGCGGACGCCGCTCAACGGAGTCCTCGGTTTCGCTCAGATCCTGCAGATGCAGTACGGCGATCCTGAGATCCAAGAGTCGAGCGCGGCGATCATCAAAGCCGGCAAGCACCTGCTCAACCTCATCAACGAGATCCTCGACCTTGCCAAGATCGAATCGGGGCAGATGACGGTCTCGCTCGAGCCGGTCCGGGTGGACGAGGTCGTGAGCGAAGCGCTCGACCTTCTCGGCGCGGAAGCCGCCCGGGGAAAGATCTCCGTCTCGGCCGAAGCCGCGACCTTCCGCGGCATCAACGTGCTCGCCGACCGCCGACGCTTCCTCCAAGCGGTCCTGAACGTCCTCGCCAACGCTGTCAAGTACAACCGTCCGGGAGGGAGCGTCATCGTCTGGGGGGCCGAACAAGCGGACTCGAGGTTCGAGGTCTACATCGCCGACACCGGCCCAGGTATCTCCGAGAGCGATCAGAAGTCCCTGTTCCAAGCGTTCGTCCGGTTCGGCGACGGCACCGTCGAGGGCAGCGGTCTCGGATTGACGCTCAGCAAGAACCTCTTGGACCTCATGGGCGGCAAGGTCCGAGTCGTCAGTTCCGGGCCGGAAGGCACCGTGTTCGCCGTCAGCCTCAAGACGGCCGCCGCCTATGGTGCAGGCGTCCATCTTCCGTCAAGGGAAATGTCCGTCTCGACGCCCTCCCTCGACGGCGCTAAGGTGCTCTACATCGAGGACAACGCGGCCAATTTCCTGCTTTTGGAGAAGGCGTTCGCGAACTGGGGCAACGTTCGGCTGACCGGAGCGCGCACGGGCGAGGAAGGTCTCGAAGCGGCGCTCGCGAGCGTTCCCGACCTCATCTTGCTGGACCTTCATTTGCCCGACGTGCCTGGAGAAGACGTGCTGCGCCGTCTCAAAGGCGACCCGGTCCTGAAGGACGTGCCTGTGGTCGTCGTCAGCGCCGTCGCCGGCCGTGACTCGATCGAGCGGCTCGTCTCGCTCGGTGCGGACGACTACGTCACGAAGCCCGTCGACCTGTCCCGACTTGCAGCCGTGGTGGAAGGCTTGCTTTCTGTGAGACGGCCGATGTCCGTCCCGACGGCGGACCGGGCCGTCGCGTTCTTCCAAAACGGCCATCACGGAACTGACGACCGTCCTTCCGGTCCGAGCCCGGCCGACGCGATGAAGGACGACCGCCGTCCCAGCCTAGGACCTGCCGACTGA
- a CDS encoding NAD(P)H-binding protein, with translation MNVVVIGGTGLIGSKLVKKLGEHGHAAIAASPDTGVNTLTTEGLDEALRGADVVIDVSNSPTYEARAVMDFFTTSTQNLLLAEKKARVKHHVLLSIVGTDRLADSAVFRAKMAQEDLIRNSGLPYSIVHATQFFEFVKAIAADSTQDDTVRLAPVLIQPMSSDDVASALGQVAVGAPLNGDVEVAGPKEWRLDDLVRKGLSARNDPRQVMSDPKASYFGARLDERTLLPAAGAKIFETRFEDWLATA, from the coding sequence ATGAACGTTGTCGTCATAGGCGGAACCGGCCTTATCGGTTCGAAACTCGTCAAAAAACTCGGTGAACACGGACATGCCGCGATCGCGGCGTCGCCGGACACGGGAGTGAACACCTTGACCACCGAAGGGTTGGACGAAGCCCTTCGAGGTGCCGACGTCGTGATCGACGTCTCGAACTCGCCTACCTATGAAGCCAGGGCGGTGATGGACTTCTTCACAACGTCCACGCAGAACCTCTTGCTTGCCGAAAAGAAGGCAAGAGTCAAACACCACGTGCTCCTCTCGATCGTCGGAACGGACCGACTTGCCGACAGTGCCGTGTTCCGGGCCAAGATGGCGCAGGAGGACCTGATCCGGAACTCCGGCCTTCCTTACTCGATCGTGCACGCCACCCAGTTCTTCGAGTTCGTCAAGGCGATCGCGGCCGATAGTACGCAAGATGACACGGTGCGGCTTGCTCCGGTGCTGATCCAGCCGATGTCGTCGGACGACGTCGCGAGCGCCCTCGGCCAGGTCGCGGTCGGTGCGCCACTGAACGGAGACGTCGAAGTCGCCGGACCCAAGGAGTGGCGCCTCGACGACCTCGTACGGAAAGGGCTGAGCGCTCGAAACGACCCTCGACAGGTCATGAGCGATCCGAAGGCGTCTTACTTCGGTGCCAGGCTGGACGAACGGACGCTTTTGCCGGCGGCCGGCGCCAAGATCTTCGAGACACGATTCGAAGACTGGCTTGCTACGGCCTGA
- a CDS encoding alpha/beta hydrolase gives MTGASGAVAAMSAVVPSEARSQVPVSPASAVKTSDGTTGSFVVAKDGAQIFYKDWGIGVPVVFAHGWPLNSDAWEDQMYFLAAKGFRCIAHDRRGHGRSTQTWGGNDMDTYADDLSTLMEKLDLKGAVLIGHSTGGGEVSHYVGRYGTKRVSKVVLVDAVTPGLVNPGGVPIKAFDDIRTAILADRAKFFKEFSIPFFGANRPGSNVSQEVLGTFWRQCMTTGMPAAYQCVKAFSETDFSEDLKRFDVPTLIVHGNDDQIVPFDLTAVPASKLIKDAVLKVYAGAPHGLPVTHKDQLNKDILDFIKS, from the coding sequence ATGACGGGTGCCTCTGGCGCGGTCGCGGCCATGTCCGCAGTCGTGCCTTCCGAAGCGCGAAGCCAAGTTCCTGTCTCCCCGGCGTCCGCGGTCAAAACGTCGGACGGCACGACCGGCAGCTTCGTGGTCGCCAAGGACGGAGCGCAGATCTTTTACAAGGACTGGGGGATCGGCGTTCCGGTCGTCTTTGCACACGGCTGGCCCCTCAACTCCGATGCTTGGGAAGACCAGATGTACTTCCTGGCTGCGAAAGGATTCCGCTGCATCGCCCATGACCGCCGAGGACACGGCCGTTCCACACAGACATGGGGCGGCAACGATATGGACACCTACGCGGACGACTTGTCCACGCTGATGGAGAAACTCGACCTCAAAGGCGCCGTACTCATCGGGCACTCCACAGGTGGCGGTGAAGTGAGCCATTACGTCGGTCGGTATGGCACCAAGCGCGTCTCCAAAGTCGTTTTGGTCGACGCCGTGACACCAGGGCTGGTCAATCCCGGCGGAGTCCCGATCAAAGCGTTCGACGACATCCGGACGGCGATCCTTGCGGACCGCGCTAAGTTCTTCAAAGAGTTCAGCATCCCGTTCTTCGGGGCGAACCGTCCAGGCAGCAACGTTTCCCAAGAAGTGCTCGGAACGTTTTGGAGGCAGTGCATGACGACTGGAATGCCCGCTGCTTACCAGTGCGTCAAGGCCTTCTCGGAAACCGACTTCTCGGAAGACCTGAAACGGTTCGATGTGCCGACACTGATCGTGCACGGTAACGACGACCAGATCGTGCCCTTCGATCTCACCGCCGTGCCGGCGTCGAAGCTGATCAAGGATGCCGTGCTCAAAGTCTATGCCGGAGCCCCGCACGGCCTTCCCGTGACGCACAAAGACCAACTCAACAAGGACATTCTCGACTTCATCAAGAGTTAA